A region of the Bryobacteraceae bacterium genome:
GGTAGGAGTCGAAGGTCACTTTGCGCGGCGCGCCCTTGCCGTCGGCAGGCACGAGCCAGATGTCGGTCTGGCGGGCCTCGTCGGGCATCGCAAAAGCCACCCACCTGCCGTCGGGCGACATCACCGGCGAGCTGATGGCGCCGTATTTCGACGATGCAAGCTGGACGGTCTGTCCGCCAAGAGTGTGGCGGAAGAGCTGATTGTCGGAAGTCGTAAAAAGGATGTCCTTCGAGTCCGGCGACCAGCGCAAGTCGAGCTTCAATGTATCGAGATCGGTCACCTTCTGCGCCGCGCCGCCTTCGGCAGGAACCACCCAGATCTCTTCGCGGCCGCTCCGGTCGCTGACATAGGCGACGTGCTTGCCGTCGGGCGACCACTGCGGCCCGCGGTCGCGCGCGGCGCCTTCGGTGAGCTGGACGAGATCGCCCTCCTCGACCGGCGCCGTGAAGATCTCGCCATAGATGCTGAAGACGACGCGGCGGCCGTTGGGCTGGATGTGGAACTCGTCGGCGCGCGACTGGAAGGTGCGAATCTCTTCCGGATTGGTTTGCGTTTCCGCTTCAATGTCGAGCTTGATGGGTGTTGCCTTGCGGCTGGCCACATCGAGCTTCCAGACGCCGAAGTCATGCTCGAAGACGATGGTCTTGCCGTCGGAAGAGATGGACGGGAAGCGGACGTCGCCGCTGGTGAACTGGGTGACTTTCTCGGCCTTGCCACCCTTTTCCGGCACGCGCCAGATGTTGGTCAGGCCGCCGCCGTCGCGGTCGCTGACGAAATAAATGAAGCCGTCACGGCCCCACATGGGCCAGGAGTCCATGCCATCAAACGGCGTCAGGTTGGTCCATTTCTTTGTGCCCAGGTCGAGCACGAAGACGTCGGTCTGGTAAGCGCCGCGATAGTACTTCCGCCAGTACGCCTGGCCGCGCTGGTTGTAAGCGATGCGTCTGCCGTCGGGCGAGAAGCTGGCGGCGAGGCCATAGTCGGTGCCCGCGGGGCGTTCGGCGCCTGTTTCCACGTCCACCAGCCACAGGCGGGCGAGGAAATCGTCGCCGCGCATTGAAGAGAACAACACCGCCTTGCCGTCAGGAGTCCACCCCAGCACGTTGTCATCGGCGGAATGGAACGTCAGCTGCCTGGGGGCGCCGCCGGTGGCGGGGATCACATAGACATCGAGATTCCCCTTGCGGTCCGAGGAGAACGCCACCCACCTGCCGTCCGGCGAGAAGCGCGGGTAGGCGTCGCGTGCCGGATGAGCGGTGAGCCGGGTGATGTATTTTCCGGATTCATCAGCCACCCAGATGTCGGCCAGATAGGTGAAAGCGACGCGCCCGGCGTGATAGGCCGGATAGCGCACGAGTTTCGCCTCGCGGGCCAGGACAGGCAGCAGGAAGGCCGCTGCGAGTACGCAGCGGGCCGCAAGCCTCAGCAATTGGTTGCCATGCATGGACAAACGATCCCCTTTTCTCGCGTGGTCACGCTACAGTGATTGTGGCGCGACCGGGGGGAGGCGCGGTTACAGCGGCCGGCATGCCATTGTCCTACGGGACGGATTCCCCGCTCTGTGGCAGCTTCTCCCGCATCCCTTGTGGCGGGGCCGTGCCGGGCCGCGCGGGTGACCGCTGACTCCGGCCGGTGCGGCGGCCCTCGTCTCCGGCCCGGAGCCGGGGCTGCCGGCAGCGGCTGTCATTCCTGCTCGTGTCCAGCAGGGGCCTTGGGGCCCCTTGCCAGAGATGGCGGCTCAGGGCCAGGACCGGCTCGACACGCTTTCTTGACCACCATCCATCCTGGAGGGGCGCGGTGTGCGGCCAGCGCCCCAGTTGCGGAACGGCTTCCGTTCCCCCATCATAGAGACTATCAGGCGCTTACCGGCGCACCGCTGCTAGAGAGGCTTGTCTCAAGGGGAAACTCCGCTTGGGAGCCGATCTTATATGAACCTGAGCCAGATGGCCCGGACGATCCGGGAGTCAGTCACACTCAAACTCAATCAGACGGCCGCGCAGCTACGCGAGAAGGGCGAGCCGGTCATTCACCTGGGCGGGGGCGAGCCGAAATCGAAGACGCCCATCGACGCCATCGTCGCCTGCACTTCCGTGCTGAATTCGGGCGACATCAAGTACACGCCGCCGGACGGCATTCCCGCCCTCAAGCGCGCCATCATCCGCTATACCGAAGAACACTACGGACGCACCGTGCGCCCGGAAAACGTGGTCGCATCTTCCGGGGCCAAGCAGGCGATCATGGCAGCGCTGATCGCCATCCTGGATCCCAAAGACGAAGTGATCTTTCCTGTTCCTTACTGGGTGAGCTATCCGGAAATGATCAAGCTCGCCGGGGGCATGCCCGTGCCCGTGCGCGCCGAGGACGGTTCCTTCTGCCCCACCGTGGATGAAATCGCCGCGGCCGTGGGCGCCTACACCAAGGCCATCATCATCAACAGTCCCAACAATCCCTCGGGCGTCATGTACTCGCGCGATTTCGTCGGGGGCATTGTCGACCTCTGCCGGCGCAAGTCGCTGTTTCTGATCATGGACGACACTTACAACCGGCTGGTGTTCGACGGGCGCTCGCCGATCAACGTCTATGATTTCGCTCCCGAAGACATCGACTCGTCGCGCGTGATCGTCATCAACTGCGTGTCGAAGATGTACGCGATGACCGGCTTCCGCATCGGCTGGGCGGTGGCGGCGCGCGAGCTGGCCACGGCGATGGCCACGATTCAGGGCCAGCAGACCTCCGGGCCGGCCACGCCTTCGCAATGGGCGGCCGCCGGCGCGCTCAACGGCCTCCAGAACTCGATCGAGGCGCTGCGGATGACGCTCGAAAACAACCGCAACGTGCTGATGGAGCGGCTCGAGGCCTTTCCGGGCATCCGCGTGGTGAAGCCCGATGGAGCCTTTTACACGTTCCCCGATTTTTCCAATTACATGAAAGATTCCAAGAAGCTCGCGGAATTTCTGCTCGACAAGGTGCGGGTGGTCACCGTGCCGGGCGTCGAGTTCGGCATGGAGGGCCATCTCCGGATCTCCTTCTGCGGAACCATCAAGGAGATCACCGAAGGCATCGAGCGGATCCGCTGGGCTCTCGACCCCACGTCGCCCAACGAGATCTACATCGGCACCCGCCGGCTTGTGCGCGACTGGATGTAAATCCCCCGTCTGGAGCATCCGATGAACGTCTACACCGACATCCCCTCGCCTGCCCTGCCGCAGGCCGCACTGGCCCGGCCCGTCTACGGGCTGGAAAACCACGGCTTTCACAACGTGCGGCGCGTCTACTGGAACCTGCCCGAAGCCGCCCTCTATGAGGAGGCGGTGTTCCGCGGAGAAGGCTGGATCGCCGCCAGCGGGCCGCTGATCGTCCACACCGGCAAACACACGGCGCGCGCCGCGGCCGACAAGTTCATCGTCCGCGAGCCGTCGAGCGAAGGCTACATCTGGTGGGGCCATTACAACCGCCCCTTCACCCCGGAAGCCTTCAACACGCTGCTCAACCGCGTGCTGGCCTATTTTCAGGGTCGGGACATTTTCGTTCAGGATTGTTTTGGCGGCGCCGATCCCAGCTACCGCCTTCCGGTGCGCATCATCACCGAACACGCCTGGCAGTCGCTGTTCGCGCGGACGATGTTCATCAAGCCGGCCACGCTCGACGCCTACCGCAACCACGTGCCGGAGTTCACCGTAATCGCGGCGCCGGGCTTTTTGGCCAGCCCGCTGATCGACAGCTCGCGCACCGAGACCGTGATCGTGCTTAATCTGGCCCAGCGCATGGCGATCATCGCCGGGACCTGCTATGGAGGCGAGATCAAGAAGACGGTCTTTACCGTCCTCAACGCGCTGCTGCCGTTTGAGGGCGTGCTGCCGATGCACTGCTCGGCCAACGTCGGCCCGGACGGCGACGCCGCCATCTTTTTCGGCCTCTCGGGCACGGGCAAGACGACGCTGTCGGCCGACCCCGAGCGCGGCCTCGTCGGCGACGACGAGCACGGCTGGTCGCCGGACGGCATTTTCAATTTCGAAGATGGATGCTATGCCAAGGTGATCCGCCTTTCGCCCACGGCCGAGCCGCAGATCTACGCCTGCACACGGCGCTTCGGCACGATTCTCGAAAACGTCGTCTTCGACCCGCGCACCCGCCTGCTCGACCTCAACGATGACCGGCTGACGGAAAACACCCGCGCCGCCTACCCGCTCTCATTTATCGAAAACGCGGTGCCTGAGAAGCGCTGCGGGCACCCGAAAAACGTCATCTTCCTCACCTGCGACGCCAACGGCGTGCTGCCGCCCATCGCGCGGCTGACGCCGGATCAGGCCGTCTATCACTTCATGAGCGGTTACACGAGCAAGATCGCCGGCACCGAGATCGGCCTGGGCACCGAACCGCAGATGACGTTCTCGCCCTGCTTTGGCGGCCCGTTCATGGTGCACCACCCTTACGAATACGCGAAGATGCTCAAGGCGAACGTGCTCAGACACGGCGCCACCGTGTGGCTGGTCAATACCGGCTGGACCGGCGGGCCGTTTGGCATCGGCAAGCGCATTTCGATCCAGCACACGCGCGCCCTGCTGCACGCCGTGCTGGCCGGACATCTGGAAGACGCGGAGTTCCGTCCCGATCCGGTGTTCGGCTTCGAGGTGCCCAAACGCCTGGAAGGCGTCCCAGATGCGCTGCTCGATCCGGCCTCCACGTGGTCCAGCCGCGATGAGTACATGGCGCGCTGCCGTTCGCTGGCCGCGCGGTTCATTGAGAACTTCCAGTATCTGACCAAAGAGGAGCACATCCCGGACTCGCTCGCCGACCACGGCCCGAGGCTGTAATTGCCTGCCCCATTCTCCGCGGTTCTGGCGGTTCATTGGTAAGCCCGAAAAGGACGCACAAAACGGTCGTGGGCCGGACGCCGATTCTCGGCGTCCGGCCCACGGGCGTGGTGACGTGTCCGGCCCAAAGCCGGCACGATGATGCAGTCTTCAGTCGGTGGCGCGGGTAACGGCCGCACCGCCGCTGTGATGCAGGTCGAAGCGGTCGAGGTTCATCACCTTCGTCCAGGCGCGGATGAAATCGCGGACGAATTTTTCGCCGGCATCCGCCGAAGCGTAGACTTCGGCCACGGCACGGAGTTCGGAATTCGACCCGAAGATCAGATCCACGGGCGTGGCCGTCCACTTGAGCTGCCCGGTCCTGCGGTCGCGGCCTTCGTAGATCATGTCGTCATTGGCCGACTTCGACCATTTGACGTTCATGTCGAGCAGGTTGACGAAGAAGTCGTTGGTAAGCACGCCGGGGCGCGTAGTGAAGACGCCATGCGGCGACTGGCCGGTGTTGGCGTTCAGCACGCGGAGGCCGCCGATGAGCACGGTCATCTCCGGCACGGTGAGCCGCAGCATTTCCGCGCGGTCCACCATCGCCTCGGCGGGCGACAGCCAGTAGCCCTTCCGGTAGTAATTGCGGAAGGCGTCGGCCATCGGCTCGAGGACCTCAAAGGACTTGACGTCGATCTGGTCCTGCCTGGCGTCGACGCGGCCCGGCGTGAACGGGGCCGGGATGTTGTAGCCGGCCTTTCTGGCCGCCTCCTCGACGGCAGCAGTTCCGCCGAGCACGATCAGGTCAGCGAGGGAAACACGCTTGTTGCCCTTCTGGGCGTTGTTGAACTCCTGCTGGATGCTCTCCAGCCTCGCCAGCACCTTCTGGAGCTCGGCCGGATTGTTGGCCTCCCAATCCTTCATGGGAGCCAGACGGATCCGGGCCCCGTTGGCGCCGCCGCGCATGTCGCTCGCGCGGAAGCTGGCGGCCGAGGCCCAGGCGGTGCGGACCAGCTCGGGAATCGTCAGACCGGAGTTGAGGATTTTCGTCTTGAGCTGGGCGATATCGTTGGCGTTGATCGGCGCGTAATTCGCCCTGGGCAGCGGGTCCTGCCAGAGGAACTCCTCGCTGGGGACTTCCGAGCCCAGGTACCGGGCCCGCGGGCCGAGGTCGCGGTGCGTCAGCTTGAACCAGGCGCGGGCAAAAGCGAGCCGGAATTCCTCAGGATTTTTCAGAAAACGCTGGGCGATTTCCCGGTATGTGGGGTCGAATTTCAGCGCCAGATCGGTGGTGAACATGATGGGCGCGTGACGCTTGCCCGGCACGTGAGCGTCGGGCACGAGGTTGGCGGCCTGGTTGTTGGCGGGGATCCACTGGATGGCGCCGGCGGGGCTCTTCGTCTGGACCCACTCGAAGCGGAACAGGTTGTCGAGATACTGCATCGTGAACTGGGTGGGCGAGGCCGTCCAGGCGCCTTCGAGGCCGCTCGTGATGGTGTCTTCGGCGTTGCCTTTGCCGCAGCGGTTTTCCCAGCCGAGGCCCTGCTGCTCAATGCCGGCCGCGGCCGGTTCGGGGCCGAGGCACTTATTGGGGTCGTGCGCGCCGTGGGCCTTGCCGAAGGTGTGGCCGCCGGCGATGAGCGCCACGGTTTCCTCGTCATTCATGGCCATGCGGCCGAACGTCTCACGGATGTCCTTTGCAGCGGCCAGTGGATCCGGCTTGCCGTTTGGGCCCTCAGGGTTCACGTAGATGAGCCCCATCTGGACGGCGGCCAGCGGCTTCTGAAGGTCGCGCTCGCCGCTGTAGCGCTTGTCGTCGAGCATTTTCTGCTCGGGGCCCCAGTAGGTTTTATCCGGCTCCCAGTCGTCGATGCGGCCGCCGGCAAAGCCGAGCGTCTTGAAGCCCATCGACTCGAGAGCGACGTTGCCGGCCAGAACCATCAGGTCGGCCCAGGAGATCTTGCGGCCGTACTTCTGCTTCACTGGCCAGAGGAGGCGCCGGGCCTTGTCGAGATTGGCGTTGTCAGGCCAGCTGTTGAGCGGGTCGAACCGCTGTTGACCGCCGTCAGCGCCGCCGCGTCCGTCCAACGTGCGGTAAGTGCCGGCGCTGTGCCAGGCCATGCGGATGATGAACGGCCCGTAGTGGCCGAAGTCAGCCGGCCACCAGTCCTGCGAGGTGGTGAGGACCTTGCGGATGTCCTCCTTGACGGCCTTCAGGTCGAGCGTGGAAAACTCCTTCGCGTAGTCAAAGTCACGGCCGTAAGGATTCGAATCCGGCGACTGCGCCCGCAGGGGCGACAGGTCCAGTTGGTCCGGCCACCAGAACTTGTGGGATTGCGGCTTCTGCGCGCTGGCCGTGGCGGCCAGCATCAAAACCAATCCGGTTGCCGCGGTTGCGGTTAACCAGTTTCTCTTCATCTTTCCGTTTCTCCTTGCTTGAGCTGCCGCCGCAGACGGCGGGAATGAGGTAATTCAAGTGTAAAGTCGAAGCCGGCAAGAAGTCGCCTTTTACTCTTATAGGCGACTCCTATGGAGGAGATGGAGGCAGATGAAGAAGCCGGAGCCGCCCGCAAGGGGCGGCTCCGGCGCCGTACAGAGTGGCGAAAGGGGCGCGTATCAGCGGCGCTGCGGACGCAAGTCCTTGCCCGCAGGCTGCGGCTGGGGTTGCGTTCTGGCCGCCGGGGCCGAGCGCTTCTCGACCTGTGCGGCGGGCTGCTCGGAGGGATTGCCGCCCTTGAGCAGCTTTTCGCGCTGTTCGCGCAGCACGGCGCGGCGGCTGAGCTTGATCTTGTTGCCCTCGAGGGCGAGAACCTTGACGAGGATCTGATCGCCCTCGTTCAGCTCGTCGCGCACGTTCTTCACGCGGTTTTCGCTGATTTCCGAAATGTGGAGCAGGCCATCGGTGCCGGGGAAGATCTCGACGAAGGCGCCGAAATCGGCGATGCGCACCACCTTGCCCAGATACGTCTTGCCGACCTCGGCGACGGCGGCGATCTCGGAGATCATCTTCAGCGCGCGATCGGCCGAGTCGCCGTCGGTGGCGAAGACGTTCACCGTGCCATCGTCGTGAACGTCGATCTTGACGCCCGTCTGGTCGATGATGCCGCGAATGACCTTGCCGCCCGGCCCGATGATCTCGCGGATCTTCTCCGTCGGGACGGTGATGGTGTAGATGCGCGGCGCGTAGGGGCTGAGCTCCGGCCGCGGCGACGAAAGGACTTCGTCCATCCGGTCGAGGATGAACAGCCTCGCGCGGCGGGCCTGTTCGAGCGCCTCGCGCATGATGGCGATGCTGATGTTCTGGACCTTGATGTCCATCTGAAGGGCGGTAATGCCGGTACGGGTGCCGGCCACCTTGAAGTCCATGTCGCCGTAATGGTCTTCAGCGCCGGCGATGTCGGTGAGGATGGCGTACTTGTCGCCGTCGGTCACCAGGCCCATGGCGATACCCGCCACCGGGGCCTTGATTTTCACGCCCGCGTCCATCAGTGAGAGGCTGGCGCCGCAGACGGTGGCCATAGAAGACGACCCGTTGGATTCGAGAATGTCGCTGACGATGCGGAGCGTGTAGGGGAACTCGCTTTCCGGCGGAATCATCGGCGCAATGGCGCGCTCGGCCAGAGCGCCATGGCCGATTTCGCGACGGCCAGGCCCGCGCATGAAGCCCACCTCGCCCACCGAGAACGGCGGGAAGTTGTAGTGCAGCATCAGGCGCTTGGAGGTCTCCAGCAGGTTCAGCGTTTCCAACCGCTGCTCGTCTTCCTTGGTGCCGAGCGTGGTGGTGACCAGCGCCTGCGTCTCGCCGCGGGTGAACAGCGCCGAGCCGTGCACGCGCGGCAGCACGCCCACTTCAATCGTGATCGGGCGGATCTCGTCGAAGGCGCGGCGGTCCGGCCGCTGGCGCAGGTTGAGCACCTCGTGGCGGAAGATCTTCTCCCGAAGCAGCTCGAAGCAGGCCGCCGCCTCGATCTGGTCTGCTTCGTCGGTGAACGACTCCACCGCTTCCTTCAGCAGCGCATCGGTGCGGGCGTAGCTTTCCGCCTTGCCGTACTTCTGCGTGTTCAGGGCGTCGGGCAGGCGGTCGCCGACCAGCGCCTCCACCTTCGCATAGATCTCCATATTGCGCTGCGGCGGCGTGAACGGACGTTTGGGCTTGCCGGCCAGCTGAACGAGTTCACGGATGCCGGCATTGATCTTCTTGCAGCACTCGAAGGAATATTCGATGGCGGCGAGGATCTCGTCCTCGCTGGCCTCGTTGGCGCCCGCCTCGACCATCACGATGCCCTGGTCGGTGGCGGCGACCACGATATTGATCTTCGCCTTGTCCTGCTGCTCGTAAGAGGGAAACGGGATGAACTCATCGCCCACCTTGCAGACGCGGACGCCGCTGACGATGTGGTCGAAGGGGATGTCGGAGATCGCCAACGCGGCGCCGCTGCCGACGATGGCCATCGCCGACGGGTCGGTGTCGGGCGCGGCCGACAGCACCAGGCTGATGATCTGCGTCTCGCACATGTAGCCTTCGGGGAACAGCGGACGCAGCGGGCGGTCCACCAGACGGGCGGTGAGGATTTCGCGGTCGCTCGGGCGGCCTTCGCGTTTCAGGTAGCCGCCGGGGATGCGGCCGGCCGCGTAGGTGTACTCGCGGTAGTCCACGGTGAGGGGGAAAAACGCGGCATTGATCTTGGGCTCCGGGTTGGAGCAGGCGGAGCTGAGAACGACGGTGTCTCCGATGGTGACGACCACGGCGCCGTGGGCCTGTTTGGCCATACGGCCCGTTTCGAGTGTGAGAGCTCGACCACCCAGGTCGATTTGTACGCTTTGCTTCATGTTGTTTGAATCTCCTCGGTCCGGCGGACCGATTGCGGCCGGACCAGCGACGGATTTGCCTTGCTTGGGAACCTGACGGGAAGGGCCAGCGGCGGCTGTATCTGGACGGCCCGGTCCTGGAGCCGAAAACGGCCCGCGAGCGCGCGCAAATAGAAGCTGCGCGTTGCGGGCCGGATCGTCTCTGCCATGAGCAGAATTCCTGACTCGCGCCCTCCCCCCGGCCGATGGCCTGGCGGCGGGCAGCGGCTCGATGGGCCGACGCCTAACGGCGCAGCCCGAGGCTGAGAATCAGGGCCTTGTAACGCTCAGGGCTCTTCCGCTTGAGATAGTCGAGCAGCTTCCGGCGGCGAGAGACCAGCTTCAGCAGTCCCCGCCGGCTGTGGTGGTCCTTCTTGTGGACCTTGAAATGCTCGGTCAAGTCGGCGATATGACGCGTGAGCAGCGCAATCTGCACTTCCGGCGAGCCCGTGTCCGTCTTATGCTGCCGGTACCTGGTGATCAGCTCGTTCTTGGCTTCCTGGGCCAGGGCCATTCGATTTCCGTGCGCTCCTTTTCAATTTCCTTCCTGTTCTGTTCTACATCAGGATAACACACAGAAACCGTCCGTTTCCGCTCCGCCCCGGCTACTCTTCACGCGCCATGCCACAGGCGCGCTCATATCCACGCGCCAGGTAGAAGATGAGCAGATCGAAGAAGCGGCCAAGCTGGAGCTCCAGCTCCTCCTCCGCGTACAGATCCACGCTGGTCTGAACGAAGGCTTCATCGCGGATGTAGTCCAGGCAGGCTTCCTTGAGCAACTGCACCGCGCGAATGCTTTCGCTGAGCGGGATGCCCTGCACGTAGCGGTCGTGACCCACTTTCTCATAAAGGTTCGCAATCTCTTCCTCGGAGCAGGAAATCAGCCAGTGGCCCAGCCGCTTGAGCAGCTTCCGGCAGGTCTCGGTCAGTTCGGACTCCGGCATGCGGCTGATGTGAGGCAGGCCGGAGTGCTGCCGCAGCCGGCGCAGGAAGCGCGCTGTGATCGCCTCCCAGTGATCTTCCATCTGATGGACCAGTTTCGCCGAAACCATCCGAGTTCCTCCCGTCCAAGTCCTAGGTACGCTGAAAGGTTGCGGTTGTCAAGGGGGTTGACCTTTCCGGCGCATAGAATGAAGAGGCGATGAAAATCGAGCGGATTGAAACGGTCCAGGTGGCCCCCCGCTGGGGCCTGCTGCGCATCCTTACCGACGAGGGTGCCGAAGGTTACGGCGAATACACCCTGGAAGGCCAGCTCGCGGCGGCCGAAGCGGCGGTGCATGAACTCGGCGAGTTTTTTCTGGGCAAGGACCCGTCGCGGCCGAAGGCGCTGGTGCGCGCCTGTTACGACCGGAGCTTCTACCATGGGGGCGCCGCCTACATGAGCGCTCTCGGGGGCATTGAAATCGCCCTGTGGGACCTGGCCGGCAAGGCCGCCGGACAGCCCGTGCACCGGCTGCTGGGCGGGCGGGTGCGCGACCGCGTCAAGATCTACCGGTGGGCCGGGGGCAACAACAACCCGCCGGAAATGGCAGCGCAGGAGGCGGCGGTCGTGGTCGCCGCCGGGGCGCGGGCGCTGAAGATGAACGCCTGTCCGCCGCTGGCCGCCATTGATACCTATGGTGGCATCCGGCTGGCGGTGGAGAGGCTGAAGGCGGTGCGCGAGGCCGTGGGCTGGGAGGTCGACATTGCCCTCGATTTTCATGGCCGCTGCAATGTGCCGATGGCCCGGCGGCTGGCGCGGGCGCTCGAGTTCGGAAATCCTCTCTTTTACGAAGAACCGGTGCGGCCGGACTACAACCGCTGGCTGCCGGAGATCGCCGCCATCACCCATGTGCCCATCGCCACCGGCGAGCGGATGACAACGGTGGCCGAATTCAGCGACGTGGTGGCCGCCAGGGCGGCGCACATCCTTCAACCGGATGTCGTCCACGTCGGCGGCATTTCGAACACGGCCGAGATCGGCGCGCTGGCAGAGGCCAACGGCATTGCGTTGGCCCCGCACTGCCCCCTGTCGCCGGTGGCGTTCATGGCCAGCCTCCAGGTGGTGGCGCAGTGTCGCGCCGGCTGGATCCTCGAATGGGCCAAGGGCATTCACTACAACGCGGCCGGGGCCGCCGGCGACGTCGATCCCTGGCTGCGATATGTGGACGAGCGCGACTGGCCCATGTTCGAACCCGACGCCGAGGGCCATCTGCCGATTCCCGAAGCGCCGGGGCTCGGGCTGCGGCTCAACTGGAAAGAGGTGGAGCGCGCCGCCCGCGCGGGCGTCACCTGGCGCGACGAGACCATGTACCTGCCCGATGGCACGCTGGCCAACTGGTAGACGCATGGTATTGTGAAATTATCCGGATCGTCATCGAAAATTCACTCAGGCAGCGTAAGACGGAAGCATGAGCGGCGCTGCCCGAGCCCTCCGTCACTGGATCGAATCCGCCGACCATGGCCTGATGCGGCGCTTTCACGGCTGGATCGCGCCTTCGTGGTTCCGCTGGTGGATGGTTGCATCGACACGCGCCGGCGACGGCTGGCTGTGGTATGCGGCGGGCGCGGTGCTGGTGGCCGCCGGCGGATCGTCGGGCCGGCTGGCCGCGGCAGAAGCCCTGGCGGCGTGCGCCGGGGCGATCCTGCTGTTCCAGTTTCTGAAGCGCAAGGCGGGGCGCCGCCGCCCCTGCGAACTGGCGCCTCACTGCTGGGCGCGCATCCTGCCGCCCGACGAGTTCAGCTTCCCCTCCGGCCATACAATGACGGCCTTTGCCGCTGCCGGGCCGATTGCAGCCCATTTCCCGCAGGCTGCTCCCATGCTGTATTTCTGCGCGGGTTCGATCGCCCTGTCGAGGGTCGCCCTGGGGATGCACTTTCTGAGCGACGTTGTCGCCGGCGGACTCCTGGGCTGGCTCATCGGCAACCTCGCCCACTGGCTGCTGTCCTGAGCAGGAAGACAGCCCGAGGCGGCAGGGCAGACCCGGCTCCGGCAAAGCCGCTGCACCGTGTTCTGCATTCTCACCTGCGAGTGCCGCGCTCGAACCGCTGCGCTTCTGAGCCGCCAGGGAAGGGACCGAAGGCCCCGAAAACGAGCGCCACACTCAGCGGCGATGCAGCCTGATGGAATGCCCCTCCATCTGGCGCGGCCTGGCGGGCGAGCCGCATTCTCGGCCTTGTCGAGCCTCATTCGCGATCCGGAGAAACCGCGGCGGATGCGGCCCGGAGCAGCTCGTCCACGCCATCAGCACAGAGCTCGGCGGCGTGTCGCGAAGCAGCAGGCAATTCGCCGACAGCCTCCCGGATGACGGCACGGACCGCTTCCCTGCCCCCGTTGCGGAGCGCCTGCACCGGCTTGCCGTGAAGCCATTCGGCGAGCACGGAACCGCAGGCGATCGAGGCCGTGCAGCCTTTCACCTGAAAAGCCGCGGCAGCGATGACGCCACCGGCAATGCGAGCGCTCAGACGCAGCCAGTCGCCGCAGGCCGGGTTTTCGACATCCACCACCAGGGCCGGCGGATCCAGAACGCCCGCGTGACGCGGATTCTGA
Encoded here:
- the rpsO gene encoding 30S ribosomal protein S15 produces the protein MALAQEAKNELITRYRQHKTDTGSPEVQIALLTRHIADLTEHFKVHKKDHHSRRGLLKLVSRRRKLLDYLKRKSPERYKALILSLGLRR
- the aspC gene encoding aspartate aminotransferase; protein product: MNLSQMARTIRESVTLKLNQTAAQLREKGEPVIHLGGGEPKSKTPIDAIVACTSVLNSGDIKYTPPDGIPALKRAIIRYTEEHYGRTVRPENVVASSGAKQAIMAALIAILDPKDEVIFPVPYWVSYPEMIKLAGGMPVPVRAEDGSFCPTVDEIAAAVGAYTKAIIINSPNNPSGVMYSRDFVGGIVDLCRRKSLFLIMDDTYNRLVFDGRSPINVYDFAPEDIDSSRVIVINCVSKMYAMTGFRIGWAVAARELATAMATIQGQQTSGPATPSQWAAAGALNGLQNSIEALRMTLENNRNVLMERLEAFPGIRVVKPDGAFYTFPDFSNYMKDSKKLAEFLLDKVRVVTVPGVEFGMEGHLRISFCGTIKEITEGIERIRWALDPTSPNEIYIGTRRLVRDWM
- the pckA2 gene encoding phosphoenolpyruvate carboxykinase [ATP] 2, with the protein product MNVYTDIPSPALPQAALARPVYGLENHGFHNVRRVYWNLPEAALYEEAVFRGEGWIAASGPLIVHTGKHTARAAADKFIVREPSSEGYIWWGHYNRPFTPEAFNTLLNRVLAYFQGRDIFVQDCFGGADPSYRLPVRIITEHAWQSLFARTMFIKPATLDAYRNHVPEFTVIAAPGFLASPLIDSSRTETVIVLNLAQRMAIIAGTCYGGEIKKTVFTVLNALLPFEGVLPMHCSANVGPDGDAAIFFGLSGTGKTTLSADPERGLVGDDEHGWSPDGIFNFEDGCYAKVIRLSPTAEPQIYACTRRFGTILENVVFDPRTRLLDLNDDRLTENTRAAYPLSFIENAVPEKRCGHPKNVIFLTCDANGVLPPIARLTPDQAVYHFMSGYTSKIAGTEIGLGTEPQMTFSPCFGGPFMVHHPYEYAKMLKANVLRHGATVWLVNTGWTGGPFGIGKRISIQHTRALLHAVLAGHLEDAEFRPDPVFGFEVPKRLEGVPDALLDPASTWSSRDEYMARCRSLAARFIENFQYLTKEEHIPDSLADHGPRL
- the pnp gene encoding polyribonucleotide nucleotidyltransferase, whose amino-acid sequence is MKQSVQIDLGGRALTLETGRMAKQAHGAVVVTIGDTVVLSSACSNPEPKINAAFFPLTVDYREYTYAAGRIPGGYLKREGRPSDREILTARLVDRPLRPLFPEGYMCETQIISLVLSAAPDTDPSAMAIVGSGAALAISDIPFDHIVSGVRVCKVGDEFIPFPSYEQQDKAKINIVVAATDQGIVMVEAGANEASEDEILAAIEYSFECCKKINAGIRELVQLAGKPKRPFTPPQRNMEIYAKVEALVGDRLPDALNTQKYGKAESYARTDALLKEAVESFTDEADQIEAAACFELLREKIFRHEVLNLRQRPDRRAFDEIRPITIEVGVLPRVHGSALFTRGETQALVTTTLGTKEDEQRLETLNLLETSKRLMLHYNFPPFSVGEVGFMRGPGRREIGHGALAERAIAPMIPPESEFPYTLRIVSDILESNGSSSMATVCGASLSLMDAGVKIKAPVAGIAMGLVTDGDKYAILTDIAGAEDHYGDMDFKVAGTRTGITALQMDIKVQNISIAIMREALEQARRARLFILDRMDEVLSSPRPELSPYAPRIYTITVPTEKIREIIGPGGKVIRGIIDQTGVKIDVHDDGTVNVFATDGDSADRALKMISEIAAVAEVGKTYLGKVVRIADFGAFVEIFPGTDGLLHISEISENRVKNVRDELNEGDQILVKVLALEGNKIKLSRRAVLREQREKLLKGGNPSEQPAAQVEKRSAPAARTQPQPQPAGKDLRPQRR
- the katG2 gene encoding catalase-peroxidase 2 translates to MKRNWLTATAATGLVLMLAATASAQKPQSHKFWWPDQLDLSPLRAQSPDSNPYGRDFDYAKEFSTLDLKAVKEDIRKVLTTSQDWWPADFGHYGPFIIRMAWHSAGTYRTLDGRGGADGGQQRFDPLNSWPDNANLDKARRLLWPVKQKYGRKISWADLMVLAGNVALESMGFKTLGFAGGRIDDWEPDKTYWGPEQKMLDDKRYSGERDLQKPLAAVQMGLIYVNPEGPNGKPDPLAAAKDIRETFGRMAMNDEETVALIAGGHTFGKAHGAHDPNKCLGPEPAAAGIEQQGLGWENRCGKGNAEDTITSGLEGAWTASPTQFTMQYLDNLFRFEWVQTKSPAGAIQWIPANNQAANLVPDAHVPGKRHAPIMFTTDLALKFDPTYREIAQRFLKNPEEFRLAFARAWFKLTHRDLGPRARYLGSEVPSEEFLWQDPLPRANYAPINANDIAQLKTKILNSGLTIPELVRTAWASAASFRASDMRGGANGARIRLAPMKDWEANNPAELQKVLARLESIQQEFNNAQKGNKRVSLADLIVLGGTAAVEEAARKAGYNIPAPFTPGRVDARQDQIDVKSFEVLEPMADAFRNYYRKGYWLSPAEAMVDRAEMLRLTVPEMTVLIGGLRVLNANTGQSPHGVFTTRPGVLTNDFFVNLLDMNVKWSKSANDDMIYEGRDRRTGQLKWTATPVDLIFGSNSELRAVAEVYASADAGEKFVRDFIRAWTKVMNLDRFDLHHSGGAAVTRATD